A region from the Bacteroidota bacterium genome encodes:
- a CDS encoding four helix bundle protein codes for MATGLENLWIYKLAEDLEVKVHEVTKSFPRDELYRSIDQLRRSSSSVANNIAEHYHKTTTKEKKRFLTIAKGEIEETRRGVLKSARKKFLSELIATEIADQYTILMKGITSYVRFLELNNLEKKKIPST; via the coding sequence ATGGCTACAGGATTAGAAAATTTGTGGATATATAAACTTGCAGAAGACCTTGAGGTTAAGGTTCATGAAGTTACTAAGTCATTTCCAAGGGATGAATTATATCGTTCCATTGATCAGCTCAGGCGTTCATCTTCATCGGTAGCAAACAACATAGCCGAACATTACCATAAGACAACGACAAAAGAAAAAAAACGATTTCTAACTATTGCAAAAGGTGAAATAGAGGAGACCAGAAGAGGTGTTCTGAAATCAGCACGCAAAAAATTCTTGTCGGAATTAATTGCCACTGAAATTGCCGACCAATACACTATTCTGATGAAAGGAATCACTTCTTATGTCCGTTTCCTTGAACTCAACAATCTTGAAAAGAAGAAAATACCATCAACTTAA
- a CDS encoding response regulator produces the protein MEEKTILLIEDNPNDIDLTLRAFKKNNIVNKIVIARDGAEALEYLFGEKAIHPTLVLLDLKLPKVDGLEVLKQIRSNEKTKLYPVVVLTSSTEQCDLKAAYELGTNSYIKKPVSFEAFIEAVHKLGVYWLILNEPPAE, from the coding sequence ATGGAAGAAAAAACAATCCTACTAATCGAAGACAACCCGAACGATATCGATTTGACTTTGCGGGCTTTTAAAAAAAACAACATCGTTAATAAAATAGTAATCGCACGGGATGGTGCGGAAGCCCTCGAGTATCTCTTCGGGGAAAAAGCTATCCATCCAACTTTAGTTCTCCTCGATTTAAAATTACCAAAAGTTGACGGCTTGGAAGTGCTCAAGCAAATTCGTTCAAACGAAAAGACAAAACTTTACCCCGTTGTAGTATTAACATCATCCACAGAACAGTGCGATTTAAAAGCGGCGTATGAATTAGGTACAAACAGCTACATCAAAAAACCGGTAAGCTTTGAAGCATTCATCGAAGCAGTGCATAAATTAGGCGTGTACTGGCTAATATTGAACGAACCACCGGCGGAGTAA